The following proteins come from a genomic window of Aptenodytes patagonicus chromosome 21, bAptPat1.pri.cur, whole genome shotgun sequence:
- the SYNC gene encoding syncoilin isoform X3, whose protein sequence is MRVFCGGSCRDLMAEPEPPPELQLDEAGASSAPQAVAAGAAPQLDLSCSQLDPAVGVGVTPLHGGSPDACREPQADGGDAFLELNMPGPQMDEDAAGAGIPLDVDVAGIPLDVDAEGVGIPLDVDGAGIPLDVDGAGIPLDVDAGGTEIPLDVDADGVGIPLYMDTDGAGIPADADADGAGIPLDMDAEGAGSPLDADGAEHRCLTLEELGDYFQECIEAVEQLEKERDSLIAELTQLREPALQEIRHAHEEIQAACRLLAKVELERDNLKDEIRQIKQKLFKVTKDCVACQYQLESRRHDLSQHAAYQGELETQAGQLSGELSQLKETCEKEKEVLRQRLETPPCRQDNLYLQESRRLSMEFESFVAESRRGLEEHYEPQLLRLLERREAGAKALQEMQGEIQGMKEALRPLQGEVSRLWLQNRSLEEQIILIKQKRDEEVGQYREQVEELEDRLKELKNGVQLQQRKNQELEELRTSLHQELSIYKSCLEIYGHLCKSEEKAEQDS, encoded by the exons ATGCGAGTATTTTGTGGTGGCAGCTGCAG GGACCTGATGGCAGAGCCTGAGCCCCCTCCAGAACTGCAGCTGGATGAAGCCGGAGCATCCTCAGCCCCGCAGGCAGTGGCTGCAGGCGCTGCTCCGCAACTGGACCTTTCGTGCAGCCAGTTAGACCCAGCGGTGGGTGTGGGGGTGACACCCCTGCACGGGGGCAGCCCAGACGCCTGCCGGGAGCCACAGGCAGACGGCGGGGATGCCTTCTTGGAGCTAAACATGCCAGGGCCCCAGATGGATGAGGATGCAGCCGGGGCCGGGATTCCGCTGGACGTGGACGTGGCAGGAATCCCGCTGGATGTGGATGCAGAGGGAGTAGGGATCCCACTGGATGTGGATGGGGCAGGGATCCCACTGGATGTGGATGGGGCAGGGATCCCACTGGATGTGGATGCAGGTGGGACAGAGATCCCGCTGGACGTGGACGCAGATGGAGTAGGGATCCCGCTGTACATGGACACAGACGGGGCAGGGATCCCAGCCGACGCGGACGCAGATGGGGCAGGGATCCCGCTGGATATGGATGCAGAGGGGGCAGGCAGTCCCCTGGACGCGGATGGCGCGGAGCATCGGTGCCTCACCCTCGAAGAGCTGGGGGACTACTTCCAAGAGTGCATCGAAGCCGTCGAGcagctggagaaagagagagacagccTGATTGCGGAGCTCACCCAGCTCCGGGAGCCGGCGCTGCAGGAGATCCGCCATGCCCACGAGGAGATCCAGGCGGCCTGccggctgctggccaaggtggaGCTGGAGAGGGACAACCTGAAGGATGAGATCCGGCAGATCAAGCAGAAGCTGTTCAAGGTGACGAAGGATTGCGTGGCTTGCCAGTACCAGCTGGAGAGCCGGCGGCACGACCTTTCCCAGCATGCTGCTTACCAGGGCGAGCTGGAGACCCAGGCTGGGCAGCTCTCCGGCGAACTGTCCCAGCTGAAGGAGACCTGcgagaaggagaaggaggtttTGAGGCAACGGCTGGAGACGCCGCCGTGTCGGCAGGATAACCTGTACCTGCAGGAGAGCCGCCGGCTCTCCATGGAGTTCGAGAGCTTCGTGGCGGAGAGCCGGCGGGGTCTGGAGGAGCACTACGAGCCTCAACTGCTGCGGCTGCTGGAGAGACGCGAGGCAGGGGCGAAGGCGCTGCAGGAGATGCAGGGGGAGATCCAGGGGATGAAGGAAGCCCTGCGGCCCTTGCAGGGGGAGGTCAGCCGGCTGTGGCTGCAGAACCGGAGCCTGGAGGAGCAGATCATCCTCATCAAGCAGAAGCGGGATGAAGAGGTCGGGCAGTACCGG GAACAAGTTGAGGAGCTGGAAGACAGGCTGAAGGAGCTGAAGAACGGGGTCCAGCTCCAGCAGCGCAAGAATCAGGAACTGGAGGAGCTGAGGACCAGCCTCCACCAGGAGCTCTCCATCTACAA GAGCTGCTTAGAAATCTACGGCCACCTTTGCAAATcggaagaaaaagcagagcaggacTCTTAG
- the SYNC gene encoding syncoilin isoform X4, giving the protein MAEPEPPPELQLDEAGASSAPQAVAAGAAPQLDLSCSQLDPAVGVGVTPLHGGSPDACREPQADGGDAFLELNMPGPQMDEDAAGAGIPLDVDVAGIPLDVDAEGVGIPLDVDGAGIPLDVDGAGIPLDVDAGGTEIPLDVDADGVGIPLYMDTDGAGIPADADADGAGIPLDMDAEGAGSPLDADGAEHRCLTLEELGDYFQECIEAVEQLEKERDSLIAELTQLREPALQEIRHAHEEIQAACRLLAKVELERDNLKDEIRQIKQKLFKVTKDCVACQYQLESRRHDLSQHAAYQGELETQAGQLSGELSQLKETCEKEKEVLRQRLETPPCRQDNLYLQESRRLSMEFESFVAESRRGLEEHYEPQLLRLLERREAGAKALQEMQGEIQGMKEALRPLQGEVSRLWLQNRSLEEQIILIKQKRDEEVGQYREQVEELEDRLKELKNGVQLQQRKNQELEELRTSLHQELSIYKSCLEIYGHLCKSEEKAEQDS; this is encoded by the exons ATGGCAGAGCCTGAGCCCCCTCCAGAACTGCAGCTGGATGAAGCCGGAGCATCCTCAGCCCCGCAGGCAGTGGCTGCAGGCGCTGCTCCGCAACTGGACCTTTCGTGCAGCCAGTTAGACCCAGCGGTGGGTGTGGGGGTGACACCCCTGCACGGGGGCAGCCCAGACGCCTGCCGGGAGCCACAGGCAGACGGCGGGGATGCCTTCTTGGAGCTAAACATGCCAGGGCCCCAGATGGATGAGGATGCAGCCGGGGCCGGGATTCCGCTGGACGTGGACGTGGCAGGAATCCCGCTGGATGTGGATGCAGAGGGAGTAGGGATCCCACTGGATGTGGATGGGGCAGGGATCCCACTGGATGTGGATGGGGCAGGGATCCCACTGGATGTGGATGCAGGTGGGACAGAGATCCCGCTGGACGTGGACGCAGATGGAGTAGGGATCCCGCTGTACATGGACACAGACGGGGCAGGGATCCCAGCCGACGCGGACGCAGATGGGGCAGGGATCCCGCTGGATATGGATGCAGAGGGGGCAGGCAGTCCCCTGGACGCGGATGGCGCGGAGCATCGGTGCCTCACCCTCGAAGAGCTGGGGGACTACTTCCAAGAGTGCATCGAAGCCGTCGAGcagctggagaaagagagagacagccTGATTGCGGAGCTCACCCAGCTCCGGGAGCCGGCGCTGCAGGAGATCCGCCATGCCCACGAGGAGATCCAGGCGGCCTGccggctgctggccaaggtggaGCTGGAGAGGGACAACCTGAAGGATGAGATCCGGCAGATCAAGCAGAAGCTGTTCAAGGTGACGAAGGATTGCGTGGCTTGCCAGTACCAGCTGGAGAGCCGGCGGCACGACCTTTCCCAGCATGCTGCTTACCAGGGCGAGCTGGAGACCCAGGCTGGGCAGCTCTCCGGCGAACTGTCCCAGCTGAAGGAGACCTGcgagaaggagaaggaggtttTGAGGCAACGGCTGGAGACGCCGCCGTGTCGGCAGGATAACCTGTACCTGCAGGAGAGCCGCCGGCTCTCCATGGAGTTCGAGAGCTTCGTGGCGGAGAGCCGGCGGGGTCTGGAGGAGCACTACGAGCCTCAACTGCTGCGGCTGCTGGAGAGACGCGAGGCAGGGGCGAAGGCGCTGCAGGAGATGCAGGGGGAGATCCAGGGGATGAAGGAAGCCCTGCGGCCCTTGCAGGGGGAGGTCAGCCGGCTGTGGCTGCAGAACCGGAGCCTGGAGGAGCAGATCATCCTCATCAAGCAGAAGCGGGATGAAGAGGTCGGGCAGTACCGG GAACAAGTTGAGGAGCTGGAAGACAGGCTGAAGGAGCTGAAGAACGGGGTCCAGCTCCAGCAGCGCAAGAATCAGGAACTGGAGGAGCTGAGGACCAGCCTCCACCAGGAGCTCTCCATCTACAA GAGCTGCTTAGAAATCTACGGCCACCTTTGCAAATcggaagaaaaagcagagcaggacTCTTAG
- the SYNC gene encoding syncoilin isoform X2, translating into MTRHELSGVAGRDLMAEPEPPPELQLDEAGASSAPQAVAAGAAPQLDLSCSQLDPAVGVGVTPLHGGSPDACREPQADGGDAFLELNMPGPQMDEDAAGAGIPLDVDVAGIPLDVDAEGVGIPLDVDGAGIPLDVDGAGIPLDVDAGGTEIPLDVDADGVGIPLYMDTDGAGIPADADADGAGIPLDMDAEGAGSPLDADGAEHRCLTLEELGDYFQECIEAVEQLEKERDSLIAELTQLREPALQEIRHAHEEIQAACRLLAKVELERDNLKDEIRQIKQKLFKVTKDCVACQYQLESRRHDLSQHAAYQGELETQAGQLSGELSQLKETCEKEKEVLRQRLETPPCRQDNLYLQESRRLSMEFESFVAESRRGLEEHYEPQLLRLLERREAGAKALQEMQGEIQGMKEALRPLQGEVSRLWLQNRSLEEQIILIKQKRDEEVGQYREQVEELEDRLKELKNGVQLQQRKNQELEELRTSLHQELSIYKSCLEIYGHLCKSEEKAEQDS; encoded by the exons ATGACTAGACATGAGCTCAGCGGCGTGGCCGGGAG GGACCTGATGGCAGAGCCTGAGCCCCCTCCAGAACTGCAGCTGGATGAAGCCGGAGCATCCTCAGCCCCGCAGGCAGTGGCTGCAGGCGCTGCTCCGCAACTGGACCTTTCGTGCAGCCAGTTAGACCCAGCGGTGGGTGTGGGGGTGACACCCCTGCACGGGGGCAGCCCAGACGCCTGCCGGGAGCCACAGGCAGACGGCGGGGATGCCTTCTTGGAGCTAAACATGCCAGGGCCCCAGATGGATGAGGATGCAGCCGGGGCCGGGATTCCGCTGGACGTGGACGTGGCAGGAATCCCGCTGGATGTGGATGCAGAGGGAGTAGGGATCCCACTGGATGTGGATGGGGCAGGGATCCCACTGGATGTGGATGGGGCAGGGATCCCACTGGATGTGGATGCAGGTGGGACAGAGATCCCGCTGGACGTGGACGCAGATGGAGTAGGGATCCCGCTGTACATGGACACAGACGGGGCAGGGATCCCAGCCGACGCGGACGCAGATGGGGCAGGGATCCCGCTGGATATGGATGCAGAGGGGGCAGGCAGTCCCCTGGACGCGGATGGCGCGGAGCATCGGTGCCTCACCCTCGAAGAGCTGGGGGACTACTTCCAAGAGTGCATCGAAGCCGTCGAGcagctggagaaagagagagacagccTGATTGCGGAGCTCACCCAGCTCCGGGAGCCGGCGCTGCAGGAGATCCGCCATGCCCACGAGGAGATCCAGGCGGCCTGccggctgctggccaaggtggaGCTGGAGAGGGACAACCTGAAGGATGAGATCCGGCAGATCAAGCAGAAGCTGTTCAAGGTGACGAAGGATTGCGTGGCTTGCCAGTACCAGCTGGAGAGCCGGCGGCACGACCTTTCCCAGCATGCTGCTTACCAGGGCGAGCTGGAGACCCAGGCTGGGCAGCTCTCCGGCGAACTGTCCCAGCTGAAGGAGACCTGcgagaaggagaaggaggtttTGAGGCAACGGCTGGAGACGCCGCCGTGTCGGCAGGATAACCTGTACCTGCAGGAGAGCCGCCGGCTCTCCATGGAGTTCGAGAGCTTCGTGGCGGAGAGCCGGCGGGGTCTGGAGGAGCACTACGAGCCTCAACTGCTGCGGCTGCTGGAGAGACGCGAGGCAGGGGCGAAGGCGCTGCAGGAGATGCAGGGGGAGATCCAGGGGATGAAGGAAGCCCTGCGGCCCTTGCAGGGGGAGGTCAGCCGGCTGTGGCTGCAGAACCGGAGCCTGGAGGAGCAGATCATCCTCATCAAGCAGAAGCGGGATGAAGAGGTCGGGCAGTACCGG GAACAAGTTGAGGAGCTGGAAGACAGGCTGAAGGAGCTGAAGAACGGGGTCCAGCTCCAGCAGCGCAAGAATCAGGAACTGGAGGAGCTGAGGACCAGCCTCCACCAGGAGCTCTCCATCTACAA GAGCTGCTTAGAAATCTACGGCCACCTTTGCAAATcggaagaaaaagcagagcaggacTCTTAG
- the NHSL3 gene encoding LOW QUALITY PROTEIN: NHS-like protein 3 (The sequence of the model RefSeq protein was modified relative to this genomic sequence to represent the inferred CDS: deleted 2 bases in 1 codon) yields MGSLPAVRGGAGRCGALPAAAMSAEAAPAAGGEREPERGGGGGGGAAAGPPRRRKARAGSLRRALSWLRSRRRRRKGGSPPGGAEGRGAAKGEAEKRLSVQYTAGEECPDNVFFPSTRPPHLEELHNQAQQGLKSLQHQEKQKQTKSAWDHGDTSSLQSCASSEDDSVSFRSRAASCATDSTSEDALSIRSEMIQRKGSTFRPHDSFPKSSERAGKKRKERRTTVLGIPQHVQKELGLRNSQEAKGRPEADGRGQAGRGGSQAPQPLLNGGQVSGDAIRIPTIDGKLQPLAVPGGARVCLGALEEADTALQKHIDRVYYDDTLLGRKTAAKLSPMVRPKSLAVPGMTTNASPPELLSPVMSISPQGTYMSKIIPNAILPPMVDVVALTRSSVRTLSRCSLVSSSPASVRSLARFSEHSTRSREPSSSSDNWSHSQSTETIVSNSSTISSQGGSDRRQPEAGPCGEADAAARSDTDQVSVYSSASFASSCSKPAAGPVPAAPGLLGVGGSSGRASPAYSTSSQAEGSDTGSLASERSSARSVSLRKMKKPPAPPRRTYSLHQKAEGEPKVLGLPPKPDRRSQRESSAPWSPRPEPFSPTAEDEVFSPSSLSETSSLRSESLAGASSPEASRGSPGVTVVLGEPQAQPKWSCPDGSDRTMSPSSGYSSQSGTPTLPAKGLGPPSVSPGRAQPQKPDRVCSLQSPALSVSSSLTSISSSASDPAPPETLTCRSDRFIIPPHPKVPAPFSPPPTKPQQPTAPAGPLLPSPDPPVPSTARQEPSAKPTGKSPPPSPPPAYHPPPPPVKKAEGSPQAASEVPADTAWPPPPPPVPEEHDLSMADFPPPDEAYFSSLPDAAPAPAAGQKASPSPGAASSSFSAAVSSRSQQQGPPAGAPQPPSPAEPPPEAAVPPPPPPPLPPPSTPALLPQTSLKKAANGPRADAKKEPASRSKSGPVPKEDASLPIVTPSLLQMVRLRSVSVEPPAGADADGGAEERPAPQKPVRRSLSTRQPPPAKDAVPSNQLHHAMHLKATALSSGEAAEKPPGSRAALPGPEGPPGDGQLSPRHKSPASTASFIFAKSSKKLVMEMASSPEAQADLKRNLVAELMNFSGQRSAALAAAQQGPSKVQAHRKPGKIPPPVAKKPSLGPGPAPSPLSPKAPGAEALGSPMPDGKAKAVPVDESRTKSEPGGMAASGTEGRSAAEPPAQSLPAQDGRGETA; encoded by the exons ATGGGCAGC CTGCCGGCGgtgcggggcggtgcggggcggtgcggggcgctgcccgccgcggccATGTCCGCCGAGGCTGCACCTGCGGCGGGCGGCGAGCGGGagccggagcggggcggcggcggcggcggcggcgcggcggcgggcccccCCCGGCGGAGGAAGGCCCGGGCGGGCTCGCTGCGCCGGGCCCTCAGCTGGCTccgcagccggcggcggcggcgcaagGGCGGCAGCCCCCCGGGCGGAGCGGAGGGACGAG GCGCTGCCAAGGGCGAGGCTGAGAAGCGGCTGAGCGTGCAGTACACGGCGGGCGAGGAATGCCCCGACAACGTCTTCTTCCCCAGCACGCGGCCCCCGCACCTGGAGGAGCTGCACAACCAGGCCCAGCAGGGACTGAAGTCCCTGCAGCACCAGG agaagcagaagcagacCAAAAGTGCCTGGGACCACGGAGACACCAGCAGCCTCCAG TCCTGCGCATCCTCGGAGGATGACAGTGTGTCCTTCCGGAGCCGGGCGGCCTCCTGTGCCACGGACAGCACCTCTGAGGACGCCCTCTCCATCCGCTCCGAGATGATCCAGCGGAAAG GTTCCACCTTCCGACCGCACGACTCCTTTCCCAAATCCTCGGAGAGGGCTggcaagaagaggaaggagaggaggacgACGGTGCTGGGCATCCCCCAGCATGTCCAGAAGGAGCTGG gtCTCAGGAACAGCCAGGAAGCCAAGGGACGCCCCGAGGCTGATGGGcgagggcaggcggggcgcgggggcagcCAGGCGCCTCAGCCCTTGCTGAACGGCGGGCAGGTCTCCGGCGACGCCATCCGCATCCCCACCATCGACGGGAAGCTGCAGCCACTGGCTGTCCCCGGGGGCGCCCGCGTCTGCCTGGGAGCCTTGGAGGAGGCAGACACGGCCCTGCAGAAGCACATCGACCGGGTTTACTACGACGACACGTTGCTGGGGAGGAAGACGGCGGCCAAGCTGTCGCCCATGGTGAGGCCAAAGTCGCTGGCCGTGCCGGGCATGACCACCAACGCCAGCCCCCCGGAGCTGCTGAGCCCCGTCATGTCCATCTCGCCCCAGGGCACCTACATGTCCAAGATCATCCCCAATGCCATCCTGCCGCCCATGGTGGATGTGGTGGCCCTGACGCGGAGCAGCGTGCGGACGCTGAGCCGCTGCAGCCTGGTGTCATCCAGCCCGGCCTCGGTGCGCTCCCTCGCCCGCTTCTCGGAGCACAGCACCCGCAGCCGCgagccctcctcctccagcgACAACTGGAGCCACTCGCAGTCCACGGAGACCATCGTCTCCAACAGCTCCACCATCTCCTCCCAGGGTGGCTCCGACCGCCGGCAGCCCGAGGCAGGGCCGTGCGGTGAGGCGGATGCCGCAGCTCGCTCTGACACCGACCAAGTCAGCGTCTACAGCTCCGCCAGCTTCGCCAGCTCCTGCTCCAAGCCCGCTGCCGGCCCCGTGCCTGCGGCCCCTGGGCTCCTGGGCGTGGGGGGCAGCAGCGGCCGGGCGTCCCCTGCCTACAGCACGAGCAGCCAGGCGGAGGGCTCGGACACAGGCAGCCTGGCCAGCGAGCGCTCCTCCGCCCGCAGCGTCTCCCTCAGGAAGATGAAGaagcccccggccccccctcgCAGGACCTACTCGCTGCACCAGAAGGCCGAGGGGGAGCCCAAGGTGCTGGGGTTGCCCCCCAAGCCCGATCGGCGGTCCCAGCGGGAGAGCAGCGCGCCCTGGTCCCCACGCCCCGAGCCCTTCAGCCCCACGGCTGAGGATGAGGTCTTCTCCCCGTCGTCGCTGAGCGAGACCAGCAGCCTCCGCTCCGAGAGCCTGGCCGGCGCCAGCTCCCCCGAGGCCTCACGAGGCAGCCCCGGGGTGACGGTGGTGCTGGGGGAGCCCCAGGCTCAGCCCAAGTGGAGCTGCCCGGATGGGTCTGACCGCACCATGTCCCCCTCCAGCGGCTACTCCAGTCAGAGCGGGACACCCACGCTGCCCGCCAAGGGGCTGGGACCCCCATCCGTGTCCccgggcagggctcagccccagaAGCCGGACCGGGTCTGCTCCCTGCAGTCGCCTGCGCTCTCCGTGTCCTCTTCCCtcacctccatctcctcctcgGCCTCGGACCCGGCCCCCCCCGAGACGCTGACCTGCCGCTCAGATCGGTTCATCATCCCGCCGCATCCCAAGGTGCCCgctcccttctccccaccacCCACCAAGCCCCAGCAGCCCACAGCCCCCGCtggccccctcctcccctcgccgGACCCACCAGTGCCCAGCACTGCCCGCCAGGAGCCCTCGGCCAAGCCCACTGGCAAGTCTCCACCGCCATCGCCGCCACCTGCCTACCACCCGCCTCCCCCGCCGGTGAAGAAGGCAGAGGGGAGCCCCCAGGCCGCCAGCGAGGTCCCCGCCGACACCGCCTggcccccgccacccccgccgGTTCCCGAGGAGCACGACCTGTCCATGGCGGACTTCCCCCCTCCGGATGAagcctatttctccagcctgcccgATGCCGCGCCGGCTCCGGCGGCCGGGCAGAAAGCGTCACCGAGCCCGGGGGCTGCGTCTTCCTCGTTCTCGGCCGCTGTCTCCTCGCGCAGCCAGCAGCAAGGCCCGCCGGCCGGGGCACCGCAGCCGCCTTCCCCCGCTGAGCCCCCTCCCGAGGCCGCCGTGCccccaccaccgccgccgcctctccctcCGCCCTCGACTCCAGCTCTGTTGCCCCAAACCAGCCTTAAGAAGGCGGCCAACGGCCCCCGGGCAGACGCCAAGAAGGAGCCGGCGTCGCGGAGCAAGAGCGGCCCTGTGCCCAAGGAGGACGCCAGCCTGCCCATCGTCACGCCCTCGCTGCTGCAGATGGTGCGGCTGCGCTCTGTGAGCGTGgagccgcccgccggggccgatgCTGATGGTGGTGCTGAGGAGCGGCCGGCACCCCAGAAGCCCGTCCGCCGGTCCCTGTCCACGcggcagccccctcctgccaAAGACGCGGTGCCTTCGAACCAGCTCCACCACGCCATGCACCTCAAGGCCACCGCCTTGTCCTCTGGTGAGGCTGCGGAGAAGCCACCGGGCAGCAGAGCGGCTCTGCCAGGCCCCGAGGGGCCCCCTGGGGACGGCCAGCTCTCCCCCAGGCACAAGTCGCCGGCCTCCACCGCCAGCTTCATCTTCGCCAAGAGCTCCAAGAAGCTGGTGATGGAGATGGCCTCGTCCCCCGAGGCGCAGGCCGACCTGAAGAGGAACTTGGTGGCCGAGCTGATGAATTTCTCGGGACAGCGCtcggcagccctggctgctgcccagcagggccCCAGCAAGGTGCAAGCCCACCGAAAACCTGGCAAGATCCCCCCTCCGGTAGCCAAGAAGCCTTCGCTTGGCCCGGGGCCGGCTCCTTCCCCCCTGAGCCCAAAGGCGCCGGGGGCAGAGGCGCTGGGCTCCCCCATGCCGGACGGGAAGGCCAAGGCAGTGCCGGTGGACGAGAGCAGGACTAAGAGTGAACCGGGGGGGATGGCGGCCTCGGGGACGGAGGGCAGgagcgccgcggagccgccggctCAGAGCCTCCCTGCACAAG ATGGACGGGGAGAGACGGCCTGA
- the SYNC gene encoding syncoilin isoform X1, producing the protein MYSAEPKALGSGGGRDLMAEPEPPPELQLDEAGASSAPQAVAAGAAPQLDLSCSQLDPAVGVGVTPLHGGSPDACREPQADGGDAFLELNMPGPQMDEDAAGAGIPLDVDVAGIPLDVDAEGVGIPLDVDGAGIPLDVDGAGIPLDVDAGGTEIPLDVDADGVGIPLYMDTDGAGIPADADADGAGIPLDMDAEGAGSPLDADGAEHRCLTLEELGDYFQECIEAVEQLEKERDSLIAELTQLREPALQEIRHAHEEIQAACRLLAKVELERDNLKDEIRQIKQKLFKVTKDCVACQYQLESRRHDLSQHAAYQGELETQAGQLSGELSQLKETCEKEKEVLRQRLETPPCRQDNLYLQESRRLSMEFESFVAESRRGLEEHYEPQLLRLLERREAGAKALQEMQGEIQGMKEALRPLQGEVSRLWLQNRSLEEQIILIKQKRDEEVGQYREQVEELEDRLKELKNGVQLQQRKNQELEELRTSLHQELSIYKSCLEIYGHLCKSEEKAEQDS; encoded by the exons ATGTACAGCGCAGAGCCGAAGGCGCTGGGCTCCGGGGGAGGAAG GGACCTGATGGCAGAGCCTGAGCCCCCTCCAGAACTGCAGCTGGATGAAGCCGGAGCATCCTCAGCCCCGCAGGCAGTGGCTGCAGGCGCTGCTCCGCAACTGGACCTTTCGTGCAGCCAGTTAGACCCAGCGGTGGGTGTGGGGGTGACACCCCTGCACGGGGGCAGCCCAGACGCCTGCCGGGAGCCACAGGCAGACGGCGGGGATGCCTTCTTGGAGCTAAACATGCCAGGGCCCCAGATGGATGAGGATGCAGCCGGGGCCGGGATTCCGCTGGACGTGGACGTGGCAGGAATCCCGCTGGATGTGGATGCAGAGGGAGTAGGGATCCCACTGGATGTGGATGGGGCAGGGATCCCACTGGATGTGGATGGGGCAGGGATCCCACTGGATGTGGATGCAGGTGGGACAGAGATCCCGCTGGACGTGGACGCAGATGGAGTAGGGATCCCGCTGTACATGGACACAGACGGGGCAGGGATCCCAGCCGACGCGGACGCAGATGGGGCAGGGATCCCGCTGGATATGGATGCAGAGGGGGCAGGCAGTCCCCTGGACGCGGATGGCGCGGAGCATCGGTGCCTCACCCTCGAAGAGCTGGGGGACTACTTCCAAGAGTGCATCGAAGCCGTCGAGcagctggagaaagagagagacagccTGATTGCGGAGCTCACCCAGCTCCGGGAGCCGGCGCTGCAGGAGATCCGCCATGCCCACGAGGAGATCCAGGCGGCCTGccggctgctggccaaggtggaGCTGGAGAGGGACAACCTGAAGGATGAGATCCGGCAGATCAAGCAGAAGCTGTTCAAGGTGACGAAGGATTGCGTGGCTTGCCAGTACCAGCTGGAGAGCCGGCGGCACGACCTTTCCCAGCATGCTGCTTACCAGGGCGAGCTGGAGACCCAGGCTGGGCAGCTCTCCGGCGAACTGTCCCAGCTGAAGGAGACCTGcgagaaggagaaggaggtttTGAGGCAACGGCTGGAGACGCCGCCGTGTCGGCAGGATAACCTGTACCTGCAGGAGAGCCGCCGGCTCTCCATGGAGTTCGAGAGCTTCGTGGCGGAGAGCCGGCGGGGTCTGGAGGAGCACTACGAGCCTCAACTGCTGCGGCTGCTGGAGAGACGCGAGGCAGGGGCGAAGGCGCTGCAGGAGATGCAGGGGGAGATCCAGGGGATGAAGGAAGCCCTGCGGCCCTTGCAGGGGGAGGTCAGCCGGCTGTGGCTGCAGAACCGGAGCCTGGAGGAGCAGATCATCCTCATCAAGCAGAAGCGGGATGAAGAGGTCGGGCAGTACCGG GAACAAGTTGAGGAGCTGGAAGACAGGCTGAAGGAGCTGAAGAACGGGGTCCAGCTCCAGCAGCGCAAGAATCAGGAACTGGAGGAGCTGAGGACCAGCCTCCACCAGGAGCTCTCCATCTACAA GAGCTGCTTAGAAATCTACGGCCACCTTTGCAAATcggaagaaaaagcagagcaggacTCTTAG